CGCAGTCATCGGAGAAGATACTCCTCCCGATACGCTGCCATATGAACTTGTCGAGCAGCTGCTCGAGTACAAGAAAATGCAGGCCGCGGCGCTCGAAATGCGCCAGCTCGAAGAACGCGCGCAGCTTCGCCTGACACGCGAGGCGGGCTGGGGCCATTTTGAGCAAGACGGCGACTACCTTGAAGTCGATCTGCTGTCTTTCTTGCGCACCTTTCGTGATTTTCTCGAACGCGAAGAGAAATCGCGGCCGATGCAGATACACGATGAGACGATTACCGTTGAAGAAATGATCGAATACATGGCGGGCCGTCTTGCCGGCGGCGGTGAAGCATCTTTCTTTCGCTCAGTGACAGGCTTTTCAATCGCGCGTATCATCGCCTGCTTTCTGGCGCTGCTCGAAATGGCGAAACAAAAACTGGTCAAACTGCGGCAAGACGACTGGCTGGGAGATATACACTTTTCACCCTACACCGGCGACAACACAGAGCAGCTCGCCATAGAGTTTGAGGCAACATGAACGACTCCGCGTATCTCAAAGCTGCTGTTGAAGGCCTGCTTTTCTTATCGGGCGCGGGGCTTACCGTGGCTGAAATTGCCGCGGGTCTTGGCATGAACAGCGAGCAGGTACAGATCGCGCTCGATTCACTGGTAGACGAATATGCCGAGCGCGAATCGGGCATCGGCATACATGAAATTTCTGGCCGGTATACTTTTGCCACCGCGCCCGGTATTCACCCCGCGATACAGAATTTTCTGCGGCAAAAGAAAAAAGAAACGCTGACCAAATCGGCTCTCGAGACTCTCGCCATTATCACTTACAAGCAGCCGATTACCCTGCCAGAAATTGAAGAAATCCGCAGTGTTGGCTCGCGCGCGCAGCTGATTGCACTGCAGCAGAAAAAGCTCGTGAAGGCAGTGGGCCAGAAAGAGACCGTGGGCAAACCCACGCTCTATGGCACGACTAAAGATTTCTTGCGCTACTTTGGCTTGAACAGCCTCGACGAACTGCCGCCGCCGCAAGACGTCAAAGAGCTGAATTTCGACGAGCTCTGATATGCGAGCAGTGATTAGGAGCGAGTCTCAAAACCGCCTGCGCCTGGCTCGCGATAAGTTCAAGGCCGAACCCGGCTTGTCGCGAGACGAGGGTTTTGAGACTCGTTCTAAGTGAAACAGTACCGAGACCAGATTGACCGCATCGACTCTGAAATTGTGCGCCTCATCGGCCAGCGCGCAGAGATCGCGCGTGAGATAGCAGCGGCGAAACAAAAAGACAATCTGCCGCTTTACCAACCAGACCGCGAGCAGCAGGTCTATGACAAAATCGCGAAACTGAACCCCGGCATTGTCGACGACGAATCGCTGCGCAATATTTACCGCGAAATCATGAGTGCCACGCTGAAGCTTGAAGGGTCGATACAGGTCGGCTACTTCGGTGCTGAAGGCAGTTTCAGCCACCAGGCAACGCTCAAGAAATTCGGCCGCAGCCTCAGCCTCGCGCCGTTCAGAACCATCGACGATGTGTTTCAGGCGACCGAGCGCGGCGAAATTCGTTACGGTGTGGTGCCGATTGAAAACTCAACTGAAGGTATGGTCAAAGCGACGCTTGACGCGCTCGTAAAATACAACCTGCAGATTTATTCTGATATCGTGCTGCAGATTACGCAGAGCCTGCTGACGCGCGCCAAAGACCTGAAGTCAATCGAGCGTATCTATACGCACCCGCAGGCTTATGCCCAGGCTCGTAATTTTATCATGAAGAACATCGCGCAGGCTGAGTGGATCGAGACGCCTTCGACCTCAGAAGCGGTAAAGATTGTCGCCGAAGACGGCAGCGAACGCCTGGCGGCAGTTGCGTCGCATGTCGCCGGCGAAATTTACGGTGTGCCAGTTCTGCTCGACGACATCACCGATTACAAGCGCAACTTCACCCGCTTCGTGGTGATCGGCCGCGATACCGCAAACCGGGCCGAACGCAACCGTACCATGATTTCTTTCAACCTGCCCGACAGCACGGGCTCACTCTACCGTGCTCTCGCGCCGCTTTATGAAGAAAAAATCAACATGCGCGGCATCGAGTCAAGGCCCGACCGCTCGCAGGTGTGGAGTTATATTTTCTTCATCGACCTTGAAGGCCACGCAGACGATGCGCCGATGCAGGCGGCTTTTGCCAAAATACGCGATCTGACGACAGGTTTCAGAATTCTGGGTTCATACCCGGTCGAAAAGGGTCCCGAAGATTGAGCAGGGCCGAACGCCGCATAGTCATCCATTGCCCAGGGGTCGAAAAGGCGGCGGACTTTTTCGGCTACTTTCGTGACGTTTTGCACTCCACATTTGACAACAACCTTGAAATGCTGCAGCGCGTGATCGAAAGCGATGTAGAAGGCCCACTCGTTGTCGAACTCAGGGACTACCACCACGCGAGCGAAGAAAGCCGGCTCGTTCTGTCATCACTGACTCGCATTATTGAGAAAGCTGCGGCCAAAACCGGCAACATACGCAGCGAAGTGACCTGAGTTGTTCAGTAAATGGCGCGCAAATGGGTATCATGCGCGCGAATGTGCAGGTGCTCCCCCAGCGCAATCGGCACCCGGTGGTGCGAGCCGTCGACGAACAGCGCACCGTTCATCATGCTGCTGACGATACCGAGAGTTTCTCCCGATTTGACGGAACCCGCCCCGAGGCGGCGGCCGTCGTCGCTGTAAAGCTCGCGCACAATGAACCTCAGCTCTTTTTGTCTGAATGGTTTGCCGCCTGCCGATGCGTAGGCAGCGGTCGAGCCGGTTGGCGTCGTCACCCAGATACCAGAACTTTTTTGGTGGTGCGTGCTGCGGCGGTAGCGCAGCGTATACCTTGACGTCGCCGCCGGGTTCGCCTCGGTAAAGAGCACGTCATTCAGCACGGGAAAAGCCACCGCCCGGCCCTGAACGCCGACGTGCATACGCAATAGCTGTGTTTCGGCAACGGCAGGCTTTTTGCCCTCAAGCATCGCCCCGAGCTGGGCTTCGAGGCGCCGGGTAGCCGTGGCCGACTTAAGGTTGAAACGGCAGTAGTGCCCGACGCTGTTTTCGGGCGATGAATTCACCCCGAGCAGAACCGAACGCTCGATAAAGTGCGAAGCATTGATAAACGTTCCGTCGCCGCCGAATGAAACCACAAGCCGGTATGCATCGAGGCTCTGCTGCAACGAATCGCGCTCAAAGTACGTGATCGAAGCGCGCGTTGACTGCAGCAGCTTGCGAAAGCGATCGAGCGCGCGCGCATGGTCGTCGTGCGCTGCCTCGAGGCGCACGCTGAGTTCGGGGTTCAGTTCACGGTGCTTTCTGATCTGGCGCGGTGAATAACTTTCAAGCGCAGAAAATTTATAGACGACAGCGATATCTTTCATTCGGCCGCTTACCTGCGCAGAATTACGTTCAGCATGCGCTCGGTTGCGCGAATTGCGGCAATGATCTGGTCGGTATCGACCCCGCGGGTCGTCAGGTTGTTCTTGCTGCTGCCAAAGCCCGCGAGTTCGCCGCCGAGCATCGCTTTGTCGGGCTCGCCCCGGCCTTTGTCTTGCGAAACGTGCTGCGCCAGACTCCAGGTGATTTTGCACTCGACCAGCGCCGATGTCTGCCCGCCCGGCGGTATGCGCACCTCGTAGTCGATGAGCCGCGGCAGGCCAAGTTTGTTCTCTTTGGCCCAGATGCTCAGCGCATTCATGAAGGCATCGTAACCGCCTTCGCCCTGGCCAGAAACCTGCGAGGCCTTGCCCTTATATTCAACGGTGAGCGAACACATGGGTGTCACGTGCAACCCCGACGTGACCGTCACCTGCGTGATCTCAATAATCTTTTCTTCAGGCCGTTTCAGAACCTCGCCAATAATGAACGGCAGATCATCCATCGTGACCTGCTTTTTCTGGTCGCCGAGTTCGATAATGCGCTGCAGCACCTGCGCGCGTTCGTCGTCGGTCAGCGTGATGCCGAGAGTTTTGAGATTCTGGTCGACAGAAGCTTTGCCCGCGAGTTTGCCGAGCGCGTAGCGGCGGTCACGGCCGAATCGGGCCGGTAAGAGCCTGCTTTCGTAGAGCCCGCCTTTTTTATCGCCGTCAGCGTGAATGCCCGCAGTCTGCGTGAAAACATCTTCGCCCACAATCGGCGCATTCGCCGCAAGGCGTTTACCTGAGAATGTCT
The sequence above is a segment of the Turneriella parva DSM 21527 genome. Coding sequences within it:
- a CDS encoding NAD(+)/NADH kinase; translation: MKDIAVVYKFSALESYSPRQIRKHRELNPELSVRLEAAHDDHARALDRFRKLLQSTRASITYFERDSLQQSLDAYRLVVSFGGDGTFINASHFIERSVLLGVNSSPENSVGHYCRFNLKSATATRRLEAQLGAMLEGKKPAVAETQLLRMHVGVQGRAVAFPVLNDVLFTEANPAATSRYTLRYRRSTHHQKSSGIWVTTPTGSTAAYASAGGKPFRQKELRFIVRELYSDDGRRLGAGSVKSGETLGIVSSMMNGALFVDGSHHRVPIALGEHLHIRAHDTHLRAIY
- the pheA gene encoding prephenate dehydratase; protein product: MKQYRDQIDRIDSEIVRLIGQRAEIAREIAAAKQKDNLPLYQPDREQQVYDKIAKLNPGIVDDESLRNIYREIMSATLKLEGSIQVGYFGAEGSFSHQATLKKFGRSLSLAPFRTIDDVFQATERGEIRYGVVPIENSTEGMVKATLDALVKYNLQIYSDIVLQITQSLLTRAKDLKSIERIYTHPQAYAQARNFIMKNIAQAEWIETPSTSEAVKIVAEDGSERLAAVASHVAGEIYGVPVLLDDITDYKRNFTRFVVIGRDTANRAERNRTMISFNLPDSTGSLYRALAPLYEEKINMRGIESRPDRSQVWSYIFFIDLEGHADDAPMQAAFAKIRDLTTGFRILGSYPVEKGPED
- a CDS encoding segregation and condensation protein A, whose product is MSIATLPGFEDASRFQVAFSTRAGSEQKGPLAILWTLIESYEVDIFSVSLSRITHDFIGYMEKTPISLEEQAEFTHTAARLLFYKSRLLLPNAVIGEDTPPDTLPYELVEQLLEYKKMQAAALEMRQLEERAQLRLTREAGWGHFEQDGDYLEVDLLSFLRTFRDFLEREEKSRPMQIHDETITVEEMIEYMAGRLAGGGEASFFRSVTGFSIARIIACFLALLEMAKQKLVKLRQDDWLGDIHFSPYTGDNTEQLAIEFEAT
- the scpB gene encoding SMC-Scp complex subunit ScpB, with the protein product MNDSAYLKAAVEGLLFLSGAGLTVAEIAAGLGMNSEQVQIALDSLVDEYAERESGIGIHEISGRYTFATAPGIHPAIQNFLRQKKKETLTKSALETLAIITYKQPITLPEIEEIRSVGSRAQLIALQQKKLVKAVGQKETVGKPTLYGTTKDFLRYFGLNSLDELPPPQDVKELNFDEL